A stretch of Pelecanus crispus isolate bPelCri1 chromosome 3, bPelCri1.pri, whole genome shotgun sequence DNA encodes these proteins:
- the STMN4 gene encoding stathmin-4 isoform X3 has protein sequence MTLAAYKEKMKELPLVSLFCSCFLSDPLNKPAYTYEADTVDLTWCVISDMEVIELNKRTSGQSFEVILKPPSFDGIPEFNASLPRRRDPSLEEIQKKLEAAEERRKYQEAELLKHLAEKREHEREVIQKAIEENNNFIKMAKEKLAQKMESNKENREAHLAAMLERLQEKDKHAEEVRKNKELKEEASR, from the exons ATGACTCTGGCTG CTTACAAAGAGAAGATGAAGGAGCTGCCTCTCGTCTCCCTCTTTTGCTCCTGTTTCCTCTCGGACCCCCTCAACAAGCCGGCGTACACATATGAAG CAGACACGGTAGACCTCACTTGGTGCGTCATCTCCGACATGGAAGTCATCGAGCTCAACAAGCGGACCTCGGGGCAGTCCTTCGAGGTCATCCTGAAGCCCCCGTCGTTTGACGGCATCCCCGAGTTCAatgcctccctgccccggcggCGCGACCCGTCCTTGGAGGAGATCCAGAAGAAGCTGGAGGCAgcggaggagaggaggaag TACCAGGAGGCTGAGCTGTTGAAGCATCTGGCAGAGAAGCGGGAGCACGAGCGGGAGGTCATCCAGAAGGCCATCGAGGAGAACAACAACTTCATCAAAATGGCCAAAGAGAAGCTGGCGCAGAAGATGGAGTCCAACAAGGAGAACCGCGAGGCCCATTTAGCGGCCATGCTGGAGCGCTTGCAGGAGAAG GACAAACACGCAGAAGAAGTGAGGAAAAACAAGGAGCTCAAGGAAGAAGCCTCCAGGTAA
- the STMN4 gene encoding stathmin-4 isoform X6 — MKELPLVSLFCSCFLSDPLNKPAYTYDDMEVIELNKRTSGQSFEVILKPPSFDGIPEFNASLPRRRDPSLEEIQKKLEAAEERRKYQEAELLKHLAEKREHEREVIQKAIEENNNFIKMAKEKLAQKMESNKENREAHLAAMLERLQEKDKHAEEVRKNKELKEEASR, encoded by the exons ATGAAGGAGCTGCCTCTCGTCTCCCTCTTTTGCTCCTGTTTCCTCTCGGACCCCCTCAACAAGCCGGCGTACACATATGA CGACATGGAAGTCATCGAGCTCAACAAGCGGACCTCGGGGCAGTCCTTCGAGGTCATCCTGAAGCCCCCGTCGTTTGACGGCATCCCCGAGTTCAatgcctccctgccccggcggCGCGACCCGTCCTTGGAGGAGATCCAGAAGAAGCTGGAGGCAgcggaggagaggaggaag TACCAGGAGGCTGAGCTGTTGAAGCATCTGGCAGAGAAGCGGGAGCACGAGCGGGAGGTCATCCAGAAGGCCATCGAGGAGAACAACAACTTCATCAAAATGGCCAAAGAGAAGCTGGCGCAGAAGATGGAGTCCAACAAGGAGAACCGCGAGGCCCATTTAGCGGCCATGCTGGAGCGCTTGCAGGAGAAG GACAAACACGCAGAAGAAGTGAGGAAAAACAAGGAGCTCAAGGAAGAAGCCTCCAGGTAA
- the STMN4 gene encoding stathmin-4 isoform X2 has product MTLAAYKEKMKELPLVSLFCSCFLSDPLNKPAYTYEADTVDLTWCVISDMEVIELNKRTSGQSFEVILKPPSFDGIPEFNASLPRRRDPSLEEIQKKLEAAEERRKYQEAELLKHLAEKREHEREVIQKAIEENNNFIKMAKEKLAQKMESNKENREAHLAAMLERLQEKVCSQPQHGRSHPHHLQLPPKHPFCKELAQCPSPNASASLGSEAESTR; this is encoded by the exons ATGACTCTGGCTG CTTACAAAGAGAAGATGAAGGAGCTGCCTCTCGTCTCCCTCTTTTGCTCCTGTTTCCTCTCGGACCCCCTCAACAAGCCGGCGTACACATATGAAG CAGACACGGTAGACCTCACTTGGTGCGTCATCTCCGACATGGAAGTCATCGAGCTCAACAAGCGGACCTCGGGGCAGTCCTTCGAGGTCATCCTGAAGCCCCCGTCGTTTGACGGCATCCCCGAGTTCAatgcctccctgccccggcggCGCGACCCGTCCTTGGAGGAGATCCAGAAGAAGCTGGAGGCAgcggaggagaggaggaag TACCAGGAGGCTGAGCTGTTGAAGCATCTGGCAGAGAAGCGGGAGCACGAGCGGGAGGTCATCCAGAAGGCCATCGAGGAGAACAACAACTTCATCAAAATGGCCAAAGAGAAGCTGGCGCAGAAGATGGAGTCCAACAAGGAGAACCGCGAGGCCCATTTAGCGGCCATGCTGGAGCGCTTGCAGGAGAAG GTCTGTTCCCAACCTCAGCACGGAAGGTCCCACCCTCAccacctccagctccctccaAAACATCCCTTCTGCAAGGAGCTCGCCCAGTGCCCTTCTCCAAACGCCTCAGCTAGCCTTGGGTCAGAGGCAGAGAGCACGAGATAA
- the STMN4 gene encoding stathmin-4 isoform X4 yields the protein MTLAAYKEKMKELPLVSLFCSCFLSDPLNKPAYTYEDTVDLTWCVISDMEVIELNKRTSGQSFEVILKPPSFDGIPEFNASLPRRRDPSLEEIQKKLEAAEERRKYQEAELLKHLAEKREHEREVIQKAIEENNNFIKMAKEKLAQKMESNKENREAHLAAMLERLQEKDKHAEEVRKNKELKEEASR from the exons ATGACTCTGGCTG CTTACAAAGAGAAGATGAAGGAGCTGCCTCTCGTCTCCCTCTTTTGCTCCTGTTTCCTCTCGGACCCCCTCAACAAGCCGGCGTACACATATGAAG ACACGGTAGACCTCACTTGGTGCGTCATCTCCGACATGGAAGTCATCGAGCTCAACAAGCGGACCTCGGGGCAGTCCTTCGAGGTCATCCTGAAGCCCCCGTCGTTTGACGGCATCCCCGAGTTCAatgcctccctgccccggcggCGCGACCCGTCCTTGGAGGAGATCCAGAAGAAGCTGGAGGCAgcggaggagaggaggaag TACCAGGAGGCTGAGCTGTTGAAGCATCTGGCAGAGAAGCGGGAGCACGAGCGGGAGGTCATCCAGAAGGCCATCGAGGAGAACAACAACTTCATCAAAATGGCCAAAGAGAAGCTGGCGCAGAAGATGGAGTCCAACAAGGAGAACCGCGAGGCCCATTTAGCGGCCATGCTGGAGCGCTTGCAGGAGAAG GACAAACACGCAGAAGAAGTGAGGAAAAACAAGGAGCTCAAGGAAGAAGCCTCCAGGTAA
- the STMN4 gene encoding stathmin-4 isoform X5 yields MTLAAYKEKMKELPLVSLFCSCFLSDPLNKPAYTYEDTVDLTWCVISDMEVIELNKRTSGQSFEVILKPPSFDGIPEFNASLPRRRDPSLEEIQKKLEAAEERRKYQEAELLKHLAEKREHEREVIQKAIEENNNFIKMAKEKLAQKMESNKENREAHLAAMLERLQEKVCSQPQHGRSHPHHLQLPPKHPFCKELAQCPSPNASASLGSEAESTR; encoded by the exons ATGACTCTGGCTG CTTACAAAGAGAAGATGAAGGAGCTGCCTCTCGTCTCCCTCTTTTGCTCCTGTTTCCTCTCGGACCCCCTCAACAAGCCGGCGTACACATATGAAG ACACGGTAGACCTCACTTGGTGCGTCATCTCCGACATGGAAGTCATCGAGCTCAACAAGCGGACCTCGGGGCAGTCCTTCGAGGTCATCCTGAAGCCCCCGTCGTTTGACGGCATCCCCGAGTTCAatgcctccctgccccggcggCGCGACCCGTCCTTGGAGGAGATCCAGAAGAAGCTGGAGGCAgcggaggagaggaggaag TACCAGGAGGCTGAGCTGTTGAAGCATCTGGCAGAGAAGCGGGAGCACGAGCGGGAGGTCATCCAGAAGGCCATCGAGGAGAACAACAACTTCATCAAAATGGCCAAAGAGAAGCTGGCGCAGAAGATGGAGTCCAACAAGGAGAACCGCGAGGCCCATTTAGCGGCCATGCTGGAGCGCTTGCAGGAGAAG GTCTGTTCCCAACCTCAGCACGGAAGGTCCCACCCTCAccacctccagctccctccaAAACATCCCTTCTGCAAGGAGCTCGCCCAGTGCCCTTCTCCAAACGCCTCAGCTAGCCTTGGGTCAGAGGCAGAGAGCACGAGATAA
- the STMN4 gene encoding stathmin-4 isoform X1 → MSPESAEKQPKSRRWGPGTLLLQTPKEFHAMTLAAYKEKMKELPLVSLFCSCFLSDPLNKPAYTYEADTVDLTWCVISDMEVIELNKRTSGQSFEVILKPPSFDGIPEFNASLPRRRDPSLEEIQKKLEAAEERRKYQEAELLKHLAEKREHEREVIQKAIEENNNFIKMAKEKLAQKMESNKENREAHLAAMLERLQEKQVCSQPQHGRSHPHHLQLPPKHPFCKELAQCPSPNASASLGSEAESTR, encoded by the exons ATGAGCCCGGAGAGCGCCGAGAAGCAGCCCAAGAGCCGGCGGTGGG GCCCCGGAACGCTTTTGCTTCAGACGCCCAAGGAATTTCACGCTATGACTCTGGCTG CTTACAAAGAGAAGATGAAGGAGCTGCCTCTCGTCTCCCTCTTTTGCTCCTGTTTCCTCTCGGACCCCCTCAACAAGCCGGCGTACACATATGAAG CAGACACGGTAGACCTCACTTGGTGCGTCATCTCCGACATGGAAGTCATCGAGCTCAACAAGCGGACCTCGGGGCAGTCCTTCGAGGTCATCCTGAAGCCCCCGTCGTTTGACGGCATCCCCGAGTTCAatgcctccctgccccggcggCGCGACCCGTCCTTGGAGGAGATCCAGAAGAAGCTGGAGGCAgcggaggagaggaggaag TACCAGGAGGCTGAGCTGTTGAAGCATCTGGCAGAGAAGCGGGAGCACGAGCGGGAGGTCATCCAGAAGGCCATCGAGGAGAACAACAACTTCATCAAAATGGCCAAAGAGAAGCTGGCGCAGAAGATGGAGTCCAACAAGGAGAACCGCGAGGCCCATTTAGCGGCCATGCTGGAGCGCTTGCAGGAGAAG CAGGTCTGTTCCCAACCTCAGCACGGAAGGTCCCACCCTCAccacctccagctccctccaAAACATCCCTTCTGCAAGGAGCTCGCCCAGTGCCCTTCTCCAAACGCCTCAGCTAGCCTTGGGTCAGAGGCAGAGAGCACGAGATAA